The Methylobacterium currus genome contains a region encoding:
- the murJ gene encoding murein biosynthesis integral membrane protein MurJ: protein MIRSILSVGGWTLVSRATGFLRDVVMAAVMGAGPVADAFVVAFRLPNHFRAIFGEGAFNVAFVPTYAALDAEDGAARAFADRVFTLMLLVQAVLLALALPLMPAIVRALAPGFADEPEKFALAVTLTRITFPYLLFITLVTLLSGILNARKRFAAAAAAPVLLNVSLLAALALAFLFPNAGYAAAWGVAVSGVLQFLLVWADARRAGLAPSLVRPTLRDSGMRRFFAMLGPAVIGSAGVQIAMFADTIIASFLPTGAVSALYYADRLYQLPFGVIGIAAGTVLLPEMSRRIAANDADGAHAAQNRATGFSLALSAPFAVAFLLVPDLIMTALFQRGAFDAEAASRSGAVLAAYGLALPAAVLIRSVVASFYARQDSRTPVVASLTAVAVNVGLKVVLTGPLGVMGLALATAAGVWVNVLILFCLAYGRGWTAPSRTLIATACGVLAACAVLAACTLGGLPLIERLMPSLPRFRDLAVLTALGMAGLVAYAATLLVALRLFGVRLRRV, encoded by the coding sequence ATGATTCGCAGCATCCTCTCGGTCGGCGGCTGGACGCTGGTCTCCCGGGCTACCGGCTTCCTGCGCGACGTGGTCATGGCCGCCGTGATGGGCGCCGGCCCGGTCGCCGACGCCTTCGTGGTAGCCTTCCGGCTGCCGAACCACTTTCGCGCCATCTTCGGCGAGGGCGCCTTCAACGTCGCCTTCGTGCCGACCTATGCGGCCCTCGATGCGGAGGACGGGGCGGCCCGCGCCTTCGCCGACCGGGTCTTCACCCTGATGCTGCTGGTCCAGGCGGTGCTGCTGGCGCTCGCCCTGCCGCTGATGCCGGCGATCGTGCGGGCGCTCGCCCCCGGCTTCGCCGACGAGCCGGAGAAATTCGCGCTCGCCGTGACGCTCACCCGCATCACCTTCCCGTATCTCCTGTTCATCACCCTGGTGACGCTGCTTTCCGGGATCCTCAACGCCCGCAAGCGCTTCGCGGCGGCGGCGGCCGCGCCGGTGCTGCTCAACGTCTCGCTGCTGGCCGCCCTCGCCCTCGCCTTCCTGTTCCCGAATGCCGGTTACGCCGCCGCCTGGGGCGTCGCGGTGTCGGGCGTGCTGCAATTCCTCCTCGTCTGGGCCGATGCCCGGCGGGCCGGCCTCGCGCCGTCCCTCGTGCGCCCGACCTTGCGCGATTCCGGCATGCGACGGTTCTTCGCCATGCTGGGGCCGGCGGTGATCGGCTCGGCGGGGGTGCAGATCGCGATGTTCGCCGACACGATCATCGCCTCGTTCCTGCCGACCGGCGCGGTCTCGGCGCTCTACTACGCCGACCGGCTCTACCAGCTGCCCTTCGGGGTCATCGGCATCGCGGCCGGCACGGTGCTCCTGCCGGAGATGAGCCGGCGCATCGCCGCGAACGACGCGGATGGCGCCCACGCGGCGCAGAACCGCGCCACCGGCTTCTCCCTCGCCCTCTCGGCGCCCTTCGCGGTCGCGTTCCTGCTGGTGCCGGACCTGATCATGACGGCGCTGTTCCAGCGCGGCGCCTTCGACGCCGAGGCGGCGTCCCGCTCCGGCGCGGTGCTGGCGGCCTACGGCCTGGCGCTTCCGGCGGCGGTGCTGATCCGCAGCGTCGTGGCGAGCTTCTACGCCCGCCAGGACAGCCGCACGCCGGTCGTCGCCTCGCTCACCGCGGTCGCGGTCAATGTCGGGCTCAAGGTCGTGCTCACCGGGCCGCTCGGGGTGATGGGCCTGGCGCTCGCCACCGCCGCGGGCGTCTGGGTCAACGTCCTGATCCTGTTCTGCCTCGCCTATGGCCGCGGCTGGACGGCCCCGAGCCGCACGCTCATCGCCACCGCCTGTGGGGTGCTGGCCGCCTGCGCGGTGCTGGCTGCCTGCACGCTCGGCGGCCTGCCCCTGATCGAGCGGCTGATGCCGTCCCTGCCGCGCTTCCGCGATCTCGCGGTGCTCACGGCCCTGGGAATGGCCGGGCTCGTCGCCTATGCGGCGACGCTGCTCGTGGCCCTGCGGCTGTTCGGGGTGCGGCTGCGGCGGGTGTGA